A window of Amorphus orientalis contains these coding sequences:
- a CDS encoding excisionase, with product MLTAEGAAADFGSASALNAANDNTDPDAPVRLADILPLAFPHGGMTVNGLRREARRGNLTLLRIAGKDFTTIAYIGEMMEKCRVAANQQDSGSVRPAKTVAPSGSSSTGADSTALVAAKAIVERLKQR from the coding sequence GTGCTGACTGCAGAAGGGGCCGCCGCCGATTTTGGCTCGGCGTCTGCGCTGAATGCTGCCAACGACAACACCGACCCGGATGCGCCTGTCCGGCTCGCTGACATCCTGCCCTTGGCATTCCCGCACGGCGGCATGACGGTGAACGGTCTTCGGCGCGAAGCGCGCCGCGGGAACCTGACCCTTTTGCGCATCGCGGGGAAGGATTTCACGACGATCGCGTATATCGGGGAGATGATGGAAAAATGCCGCGTCGCCGCCAACCAGCAAGACTCTGGCTCCGTCCGGCCAGCAAAGACCGTAGCGCCGTCTGGATCATCCTCGACGGGGGCCGACAGCACAGCACTGGTTGCGGCGAAAGCGATCGTGGAAAGGCTGAAGCAGCGCTAG
- a CDS encoding thermonuclease family protein, translated as MRAVNHSFSNLTFVGTALAIITLTTPAITMPICTGGDRAARQVTCIVDGDTGWERGRKWRAKGVDTPEISHADCAAEKHAGIAARDRLRELMAGGYEIEWSGARGSFGRDLVTVRLADGRDAGQVLITQGLSQPWPNDGNPWC; from the coding sequence ATGCGCGCCGTGAATCACAGCTTCAGTAATCTCACCTTCGTCGGTACTGCACTTGCGATAATCACTCTGACCACGCCGGCAATCACCATGCCGATATGCACGGGCGGGGACCGCGCCGCGCGCCAGGTGACATGCATCGTGGACGGCGACACAGGGTGGGAACGTGGCCGCAAGTGGCGCGCCAAGGGCGTGGACACTCCGGAAATCAGCCATGCGGACTGCGCCGCGGAAAAGCATGCCGGTATCGCCGCGCGTGACCGACTGCGCGAATTGATGGCGGGAGGCTATGAAATCGAGTGGTCCGGCGCCCGGGGCAGTTTCGGCCGGGACCTTGTGACGGTGCGGCTGGCCGACGGCCGCGATGCGGGGCAAGTGCTGATCACGCAGGGGCTGTCGCAGCCTTGGCCGAACGACGGCAACCCGTGGTGCTAA